One Glycine max cultivar Williams 82 chromosome 6, Glycine_max_v4.0, whole genome shotgun sequence DNA segment encodes these proteins:
- the LOC100794658 gene encoding glucan endo-1,3-beta-glucosidase 8 — protein MAPTEFFMWGLCLILVFAHYQGAQGEESIPGLGINWGALASHTLNPNVVVNMLKDNGIKKVKLFDADSWTLSALSGTDIEVMVGIPNDQLSKFAGSSGDAEAWVRENLTKHIHNHHGSVNIRHVSVGNEPFMKGYKGAYVKTTFPAMQNIQKAIDKAGLGDTVKVTTALNADVYESASDKPSDGDFRSDIYDAIKQILSLLHERNSPFLVNIYPFLSLYQNDNFPEEFAFFDGQGRTIQDKDAQYSNVYDANLDTLVWSLRKAGYPDLRIVVGEIGWPTDGNKNANNYNAKRFYQGLLKKMVHKKGTPLRPGAMEMYLFSLTDENLKSIEPGNFERHWGIFGYDGRPKFPIDFSGQGQDKWPVAAKGVVYQERQWCVLSSDVKNLSLVPSALDYACAGADCTSLGFGCSCDKLDLAGNASFAFNQYFQTRDQSVEACDFNGMGTIVKQDPSKGSCLFPIEIESSGDMVRAMRAIGSILIGLALFFVTFT, from the exons ATGGCTCCAACCGAGTTCTTCATGTGGGGGCTATGTTTGATATTGGTCTTTGCTCATTACCAAGGTGCCCAAGGGGAAGAGTCTATACCAGGTCTTGGTATCAATTGGGGTGCATTAGCATCCCACACTTTGAATCCTAACGTAGTGGTGAATATGTTGAAGGACAACGGGATCAAGAAGGTGAAACTTTTTGATGCAGATTCTTGGACCCTGAGTGCTTTGTCTGGTACAGACATTGAAGTCATGGTAGGAATTCCTAATGATCAATTGAGTAAATTTGCTGGAAGTAGCGGAGATGCTGAAGCTTGGGTTAGAGAAAATCTCACCAAACATATTCATAATCATCATGGGAGCGTCAACATCAG ACACGTATCTGTTGGAAATGAGCCATTCATGAAAGGTTACAAGGGTGCATATGTGAAGACCACATTCCCAGCAATGCAAAATATTCAAAAGGCCATCGACAAGGCTGGTCTTGGAGACACAGTGAAGGTGACAACGGCTTTGAATGCCGATGTTTACGAGTCTGCTTCAGACAAGCCATCAGATGGAGATTTTCGGAGTGACATTTACGATGCCATAAAACAAATACTAAGTTTGCTTCACGAAAGGAACTCACCATTTCTTGTCAACATATACCCTTTCCTCAGTCTCTACCAGAACGACAATTTTCCTGAAGAATTTGCATTCTTTGATGGTCAAGGCAGAACAATTCAAGACAAAGATGCACAATACAGCAATGTCTATGATGCAAATTTGGACACCCTTGTTTGGTCATTGAGAAAAGCTGGCTACCCTGACTTGAGAATTGTGGTTGGTGAAATTGGATGGCCAACTGATGGCAACAAAAATGCTAATAACTACAATGCAAAAAGGTTCTACCAAGGACTACTCAAGAAAATGGTACACAAGAAAGGAACTCCTCTTCGCCCCGGAGCCATGGAGATGTATCTGTTTTCTCTTACTGATGAGAACTTGAAGAGCATTGAGCCTGGCAACTTTGAGCGTCATTGGGGAATTTTTGGCTACGACGGAAGGCCTAAGTTTCCCATTGATTTTTCTGGTCAGGGACAGGACAAATGGCCAGTGGCAGCCAAAGGTGTTGTTTACCAAGAACGTCAATGGTGTGTCCTAAGTAGTGATGTTAAGAACTTGAGTTTGGTGCCAAGTGCATTGGACTATGCTTGTGCTGGTGCTGATTGCACAAGCTTAGGATTTGGTTGTTCTTGTGATAAGTTAGACCTTGCTGGCAATGCTTCATTTGCTTTCAACCAATATTTTCAAACAAGGGACCAAAGTGTTGAGGCGTGTGATTTCAATGGAATGGGAACTATTGTGAAACAGGATCCATCAAAGGGAAGTTGCTTGTTCCCTATAGAAATTGAGAGCAGTGGTGACATGGTTAGAGCAATGCGTGCGATTGGAAGCATTTTGATTGGATTGGCATTGTTTTTCGTAACATTTACGTAG